Below is a window of Staphylococcus succinus DNA.
CTAATTGATTGTATACAAAAAAGACCAATTAGATTTTGAAATCTAATTGGTCTCTATAAAAATATTGCTTTATAACCCGAATGCTTTATCATCACTTATATTTATCTTCAATCATTTACTCAATTTAATTATTCTGTGGTACTTGGAAAATAACGACGTACTTGTGATGCTACATTATGGCTCATAATAATTTTAGCATAGTCGTTTAAATATACTTCTGATTTGTCAGTAGGATATGCGAACTCAAGTAATTGACTATAGCTATCATTAATTGCTTCTTGATCTACGGATTCATCAAAGTGAATAGCATAATAATAAATATTATTAAGACTATATAATAAATCTTCAAATTCATCAGTTTTTTGATTGTTGTGATGTGCATAATCAATAACTTCTTCTAAATCATTGAATTTAACAATAACTGTGCGCGTATTTTGTTGCTTACGTTCGTTATGCTCTTGTTGTTGTGCATTCTCTTTTTGCTGTTGGCGTTGTTCAAATAAATCTTCTAAACTATCTTCTTGATCAAAAGTTTGTGACAACAAATCATTGACTTGATAATCAAGTTGTTCATTATCGTCATCTGACATATTAATAAGATCTTCGTTTTTAGATTTAGATATCGTTACTTCCACGCCTTTTTCAAACGCATGCACTTGAATCCAAAGTGGTCCTTCAACAACAAAATCTTCTTCTTCGTTGATTTCTTCCATCATATTCCAAAAGAATTCTTCCCCACGTTTACGATTTGTCCACAAATCTTCACGTTTAAATCCTCTAGCCTCAATATCACTATATGTTATAAATAATTTAACAGTAGTATCGTCAACACGCTCTATTCTCATATCATCTCACTCCTTACAGTCGATGAATAGTAATCATTATTGTATTAGAATATAGTAAAAATTACAATTCATTTGTTTGATTAAATTTTACCATTTCCTATTCGGTCTCTTATATTAACATATCCCCTTGCATAAACCAAAAAAACAGCACTTTATATTTGAGTGCTGTTGCGATTTTGTCATTCTTGTTCACATCAATCCAGCTCGTTTAATGTATACTTGAATAATTAAAGCCCTCGTTTTTGAAATATACGGAGGATGCTGCATCTTTGTTTAAAATAACAAAACCACAAAGCAAC
It encodes the following:
- the mecA gene encoding adaptor protein MecA: MRIERVDDTTVKLFITYSDIEARGFKREDLWTNRKRGEEFFWNMMEEINEEEDFVVEGPLWIQVHAFEKGVEVTISKSKNEDLINMSDDDNEQLDYQVNDLLSQTFDQEDSLEDLFEQRQQQKENAQQQEHNERKQQNTRTVIVKFNDLEEVIDYAHHNNQKTDEFEDLLYSLNNIYYYAIHFDESVDQEAINDSYSQLLEFAYPTDKSEVYLNDYAKIIMSHNVASQVRRYFPSTTE